GGCGGGATGCTTAACGCGTTAACTACGGCACTGAAGTCCTACGACCCCAACACCTAGCATCCATCGTTTACGGCGTGGACTACCAGGGTATCTAATCCTGTTTGCTCCCCACGCTTTCGCACCTCAGCGTCAGTTATGGTCCAGGTGGCCGCCTTCGCCACTGGTATTCCTCCCGATATCTACGGATTTCACTCCTACACCGGGAATTCTGCCACCCTCTCCCATACTCTAGCAAGACAGTTTCAAGTGCAGTTCCACGGTTGAGCCGTGGGCTTTCACACCTGACTTGCCCTGCCGCCTACGCGCGCTTTACGCCCAGTGATTCCGAATAACGCTTGCACCCTCCGTATTACCGCGGCTGCTGGCACGGAGTTAGCCGGTGCTTCCTCTGGAGGTACCGTCAAGGGTGACCCGTATTGGGAATCACCCATTTCTTCCCTCCTGACAGTGGTTTACGACCCGAAAGCCTTCATCCCACACGCGGCGTTGCTGGGTCAGGCTTGCGCCCATTGCCCAATATTCCCCACTGCTGCCTCCCGTAGGAGTCTGGGCCGTGTTCCAGTCCCAGTGTGGCTGATCATCCTCTCAGACCAGCTACCCATCGTTGCCTTGGTAAGCTTTTACCCCACCAACAAGCTAATGAGACGCGGACTCATCCCAAGGCGATAGCTTATATCAGAGGCCATCTTTACCACACACGATATGTGTGCAGACTATACGGTATTAGCCCCGCTTTCGCAGAGTTATCCCATACCTCGAGGTAGATTATCCACGCGTTACTCACCCGTGCGCCGCTGTACTCGTCTCCCGAAGGAAACTTTCTCGCTCGACTTGCATGTGTTAGGCACGCCGCCAGCGTTCATTCTGAGCCAGAATCAAACTCTCCAGTTTCATTCTTTCTGTCGATAAGCTTCGGCTTGCGCCGCAAGCTTTGTAAACTCAAATCTAGCTTGGCTCACTATTTAATTGTCAAAGACCTTGGAATGTTCCAGGAAAGTACAGTTTATATGCAAACTCGGGCTTCCTGTCAATCAGCTTTTTGCTCTTTTTTTGCCCGCCCTCACCGGGCGGCGCAGAAGCGGCAAATTAAGCGAAGCAAGTCGCGGTGTCAACACCTTTTTTCAACTTCCTCGCTGCCTTGCCGAAGAGCCCTGCCCAATCGGGCAAGAAAGCATGTCTAAAAGATCGTCACCGCGGCGTCAAGAAGTTTTTGAAACTTTTTCCACCGGTCCGCCTCCGGACCGACCCCGCCGCGCGAGAAAAAGCCTTATAGGGAAACTCACCCCGTCCTGTCAACACGAATTTTCTAAAAAATTTCGCTGTGGTTGATCCAAACACGCCTTGCCTTGGCTGGAGGACTGTCTGCCGGGGCAAAACGCTGCAAACGAATCCCCGATTGTCGGCAAGGCCAGGGTCTCACCGCAAGACACTCTTGTGATCGTTCGGATTTCTCCGCACGCACTCTGGCTCTGCGGTAAGGGAGCAGGCACAAGGGGGCCTAGCCCCCTTGTGCCTGCCGGACAATTCCAGACCAGGCTTTGCGGATCCTAGAAATGGAGATGCCCGGGGGTCCGGGGAAAAGGGACCGCGTCCCTGATATTGCCCACTCCTGTCAGGAACATGAGCACCCGCTCGAAGCCCATCCCAAACCCGGCATGGGGCACTGTCCCGTAGCGCCTGAGATCAAGATACCATTCATATTCCTCACGGGGCAGGCCCATATCCGCGATCCGGCCCTCGAGGACCTCCAGCCGCTCTTCACGCTGGCTGCCGCCAATAATCTCTCCGACCCGCGGCACGAGGACATCCATGGCCGCCACAGTCTCCTGGTCATCATTGACCCGCATGTAAAACGGCTTGATGGATTTCGGGTAATCGTAGACCACAACCGGTTTTTGGAAATGGGTTTCGGTCAAGTACCGCTCGTGCTCGGTCTGCAGATCCTCGCCGAAGGTGGGCTCGTACTCAAAGGCCTGCTTGGGCCGGGCTTTTTGCAGGATCTCCACCGCTTCACGGTACGGCAGACGGACAAAGGCGTTTTCCGCGATATTATCCAGCGTAGCCGACAATTCCTTGTCCACAAAGCGGGTAAAGAGGTCCAGATCCTCGGAACAGTGCTCCCGGATATGGGTCACGAGATATTGGAGAAAGGCCTCGGCGAGATCGATGTCGTCTTTGAGGTCGGCAAAGGCCATCTCCGGCTCGACCATCCAGAATTCCGCGGCATGGCGTGGTGTATTTGAATTTTCGGCCCGGAAAGTCGGCCCAAAAGTATACACATTGCCTAGCGAACAGGCCAACACTTCGGCAGACAACTGGCCAGAAACCGTCAGCATGGCTGATTGCCCGAAAAAATCCTGGCTATGGTCGACTTGGCCGTTTGCACGCGGCGGCGTGTTCATGTCCAGGGAGGTCACCTGGAACATCTCTCCAGCCCCTTCGCAATCAGAACCGGTAATAATTGGCGTGTGGACGTAGTAAAAACCTCGTTCATGGAAAAAGCGGTGAATGGCCTGAGCGAGTTCGGCCCGAATACGGTACAGCGCCCCGTATTTATTGGTCCGGGGGCGCAACTGGGCGATGGTCCGCAGGAACTCGTCGGAATGGCGTTTCTTTTGCAAAGGGTATCCTTCTGGGTCCGCTGCGCCGATCAGGGCAATTTCAGTGGCCTGGACCTCCCATTTCTGCCCCTTGCCGGGTGATTCGACCAGTTTGCCCCGGAGACGGACGGAAGCCCCGGTGTTGATGCCTTCCAACTCCGAATAACTCGGGACATCGCTGTCCACGATGACCTGGATATTTTTCAGGCACGAGCCATCATTGACCTCCAAAAAGGTGAATTGCTTCGAATCCCTTTTGGTACGCACCCAGCCCATAATCTGGATATCGTCCACCGGGGCGGTGGAGCGCAAGGCCTGCACCACACGAGTTCGCTCCATTTTCTCCTCCACTTCCTGCCGTTATACCATTGCATTTCCCGGCGCAGGGCGCGCCGCTGCCATCTTGCCACCGTCTCCGCCCGCTTCTGGACGTGGGTCTGGGCGCAGACACAATCACATCATGTGCACTGGATCAAGATCGAGTTGTATTCGAAGTTGCCGGACGCGAAAAAAGCGGTGCCGCACCTGCTGATACACCGTGCGCATCTCCTGCCAGGATTCCCCTTTGAGCAGGCAATGGTACCGTAGCCGCCCCCGCAATTGTCCCAAAGGGGCCGGAGCAGGACCGAGTACGCGTAATCCAGCGGCCTTGCCGGCCTGCCTGAGAAATCGCCCTACTTCCCTAATCGTTTCCGCCCCTTGCTCCCATTCAGTCGGGAGGCTGAAACGCACCAAGGCCAACTTGGTATACGGCGGATAGGACAGCCGCTGCCGCAGTGCGGCTTCACGCTCGAAAAACCCTTCATAATCGCCGCGCCGGACAAATTCCCAACAATAATGCTCCGGATCCCGGGTCTGAATCAGGACATGGCCTGGTTTGTCCCCCCGCCCCGCACGGCCGGCAACCTGGACGAGCATCTGAAACGTCCTCTCCGCTGCCCGGTAATCGGGCAGATTGAGCCCCAGATCGCCGTCCACGACCACCGCCAGGGTTACCCCGGGAAAATGGTGGCCCTTGCTCAGCATCTGGGTCCCAACGAGCACCTGCGACTCCCCGCGGCTGAATGCGGCCAGGATCTCCTCCAGCCGCCCTTGCCGCCGGGTGCTGTCGCGATCGAGACGATCTACCCGCACCCCGGCCGGCAACGAGGTCGACAAGTATTCCTCAATGAGTTCGGTCCCCTCGCCAATGGGGACGAACTGGCTGGCGCGACATTTCGGACATACAAAAGGAAACTCTTTGTGCTGACCGCAATAATGACAGACAAGCCGCTGGCGCCGCTTGTGGTAGGTCAACCCCACCTCACAATCCGGACACCGGGCCACTTCGCCGCAACCGGTGCAGTAAACCAAAGGGGCATAGCCGCGCCGGTTGTGCATGATAATTGCCTGTTCGCCGCGCTCAAGGACCTCCTGCAAACGCTGGTGGACCGAGGCCGCAAAAGGACCGGCAACCGGTGGCTCCTCACGCAGATCAACGAGATCGATCTCCGGCAGCTGGCTGGCACCGACCCGCTCCTGGAGGGTCACCTTGGGCAGCCGCTCTTCCCGAGCTGCGGAAAAAGTCTTCAGATCCGGTGTGGCAGAGCCGAGGACCAGGAACCCCTGACTCTGTCGCACCCGGAAAAAGGCGAGTTCCTTGGCCTGATAGACCAAGCGCTCATCCTGTTTAAACGACTCGGCATGTTCTTCGTCCAGGACCACAAGGCCGGTGTCACGCAGGGGCAAAAACAGGGCGGAACGGGTTCCGACGACTACACACGGCTCATCGCGCCCGGCAAGTTCGGTAAAGACCTTTTCCCGCTGTTTGGGGGACTGGTAGCCGTGGTAGAGATACACCCTCTCACCAGGGAGGAAATGGCGCACTGCCGCCAGGGTCTGCCGGGCCAGGGCCACCTCTGGGACCAGCAAGAGGACACTGCGCCCGCCCGCCAGCCACTCCCGGGCGAGATGGGCATAGACAACGGTCTTGCCGCTGCCGGTCACTCCGTGGACCAGGGCCGCCTGGTGCTGGGTCGCGGCATGGCGCAATCCCTCCAGGGCTCGGCTCTGCTCCGCACTCAGGACCAGATCTTCCAGCCCTGAGGCGACCGAGCACGAGTCTGGCTCGCATTCCTCCGGAGCAGCGACCTCCACCAACGCCTTATCGCACAAGGTGTCAAGGACCGGGCCGGCCCAATTACCAAGCTCGTGCCGCAGCCTGCCCCTGTTCACACTCCCTTTGTCCCACAGGTAATCGAGCACAGCGATCTGGCGCTTTGCTTGCGGGCGGACCTGCCAGGGGGGATCCTGTTTTACAAAACACTGCAGACTGTCGCGGTGTTCGCTGTCGTGCAACACCCACTCGGCTTGGCCCTCGCTCCAGAGTTCGGCCCAGCGCTTGCGTTCCGTCTCTGAGAGCCGGCGCAGGGCGTCAAGCGAAAGTCGCTCTCGTTTGTTCCCTGCAGCCACAAGCGCTCCCTTGGCGCTACGGAGTCCGGCAGGCAAAGCGGCGGCCAGGATTGCTCCCGAGTCCTGCACGACACGTTTGGCCATCTCCTCGATCATCTCCAGATAATCCCGGGAGAGCAAAGGAGCGCGTTCCAGCGGCCAGAAAAGGGGCTTGAGTTTATCGGGATCAAGGGAGGACGAGGCGGGACGGAGCAAAACGCCAGGGCGCAGCGCACGCCCGACAGGGACCCACACCCGGAGCCCGGGCTGCCACAGGGAGTGGGGGAAGCCCTCGGGAAGCGTGTAGGTCAACGTCGTAAAGGGAGCCCCAAGCAGGGCGACATCCCATAAGGTTTCCATCAGCGCGCTACGAGCGGGAGGACACCGCGCAACCACTGCAAGAGATAGGAAGGCTGAGAGGGGAAAGAGGCCGTGCCGTATTCGGCCTGGAGCCGTGAGGCATTGAATAGCCGCGGCGGCAGCTGGGTATTGACGCCCTGCCATTGCAAGGAAAACCGGCAATGCTGCCCCGAGCCGTCATCGACAACAATCTTGTGGGGCAACAAGAAATTGCCGACATTACGGTAGCGGGCGAAACGCGCGCTGCCCCCATTGCCCCAGGCAAGTCTGAGCGGTAGCCAGCGCTCGAAATCGATCCAGATCTCAGTGCGGCGACCTTGGCCGGCGGAGGCATCGCCCAGGACCAGACAGGGGCGTTGCCCAATAAAGGCGTACCGTTTGTGCCCGGTGTCGATCCCGAGTTCCTTCCACCATGACCGCAGATTTGTCCGATGCAAGAGCACTAATAATGGAGCCGGGAGGGTGCGTTCCCGGGGCAGCGTCCCATAGAGCCGGGCCCCGTCACCCACATCAACCCGCTGCAGGGTGGCGGTACCGTTTGTTTCGCGGACCCATTCCCGGCGCCACCGTCCCGAATCGGACCAGAAATTGATGCTCTGTCCCACAGCCATTGTGCCGTTTGCCGCCAACTGGACCTGATAAGAATCCAACGACCCGAAATTGGTCTGGACCCGATCGGCCACTTCCGGGGTTGTCGGAAAAAAGGCCGGGCTGGCCCCGGCCCAGAGGACAAAGCACACAGACAAGAAAACCCGCTTGAGCATCACGAGGGCAGCAGCTCCTTTAGACGTTCAGCAAGATCGTCGCGCAACTCAGGGTCCCGGAGCCCGAAATAGATATTCGCCGTCAGATAATCGACCCAATCCCCGATATCAAACCGTTCGCCGCGCAGGCGGACAGCCAGGAGACGGTTGTTCCGGGCCATGGCCTGCAAGGCATCGGTGAGTTGGATTTCCCCGCCGTGTCCAGGCTGGAGGCCTTCAAGATGATCGAAAATTTCAGGAGTCAGCACATACCGCCCCACAACAGCCAACCGGGAAACCGCCGACTCGCGGCTGGGCTTTTCCTGCAGGTCCCGGACACGGTACATCCCCGGGGCAAATTCCTCGCCCTGGATGATCCCGTAGCTGGGGACCTTGTCCGCAGGCACCTGGACGACCCCGACGACCGCCATGTGCTCGGCCTTGGCAACCTCAATAAGTTGCTTGATCCCGGGTTCGGCGTCGAAGAGCAGATCATCGCCAACCAGGACCGCAAAGGGGGAATCTTTGACCACCTTCCGGGCGCAGAGGACGGCGTGCCCAAGTCCGAGTTGGGATTTCTGGCGCACGGAGGTGATGTTGACCATTTCGGCCACTTCGCGGATCTGTTCCAGCATATCCAGTTTCCCGGTCCGCTGGAGAACCGATTCCAGGGCGAGATTGTAGTCGAAATGGTCTTCAATGATCGTTTTATTCTGATTGTTGACGAAAACCACATCGGTCAGCCCGGCCATCATGGCCTCTTCGACAACATACTGCACCGCCGGTTTTTTATACACCGGCAACATTTCCTTGGGCAGATTTTTGGTCGCAGGAAGAGAACGTGTCCCCCATCCGGCTACTGGAACAACTACTTTGTCGACTTGCATCGTGCGGACTCCTTTCAACTGGACAGGCCAACGCCGTGAACGCGCGCTGGACATGCGAAGGTCGTGATTGCTGCAGGAAGGGTATTGGCATGCACTATGCGCATGCCAATACAGGGGTGTCAATACGACATTTTCGTGTCGACGAAGGCTTTTCAGCCTCTTCACTGACGGTTGAAAAATTCCTTAGACCGCAGGTCGTTCAAAAATCCCAAGGGACGCCGCAAAAACGGTCAAGATCGCAGTATGCGCTTTCGAATATAACATACTGAAAAAGTACAGCTTTTCTGTCATTGGAAAATTTTCATCAGCCTGGGAAGCGTCGCGGCGATCCCTGGCGTCCTG
The sequence above is drawn from the Desulfohalobium retbaense DSM 5692 genome and encodes:
- the asnS gene encoding asparagine--tRNA ligase, with product MERTRVVQALRSTAPVDDIQIMGWVRTKRDSKQFTFLEVNDGSCLKNIQVIVDSDVPSYSELEGINTGASVRLRGKLVESPGKGQKWEVQATEIALIGAADPEGYPLQKKRHSDEFLRTIAQLRPRTNKYGALYRIRAELAQAIHRFFHERGFYYVHTPIITGSDCEGAGEMFQVTSLDMNTPPRANGQVDHSQDFFGQSAMLTVSGQLSAEVLACSLGNVYTFGPTFRAENSNTPRHAAEFWMVEPEMAFADLKDDIDLAEAFLQYLVTHIREHCSEDLDLFTRFVDKELSATLDNIAENAFVRLPYREAVEILQKARPKQAFEYEPTFGEDLQTEHERYLTETHFQKPVVVYDYPKSIKPFYMRVNDDQETVAAMDVLVPRVGEIIGGSQREERLEVLEGRIADMGLPREEYEWYLDLRRYGTVPHAGFGMGFERVLMFLTGVGNIRDAVPFPRTPGHLHF
- the priA gene encoding replication restart helicase PriA codes for the protein METLWDVALLGAPFTTLTYTLPEGFPHSLWQPGLRVWVPVGRALRPGVLLRPASSSLDPDKLKPLFWPLERAPLLSRDYLEMIEEMAKRVVQDSGAILAAALPAGLRSAKGALVAAGNKRERLSLDALRRLSETERKRWAELWSEGQAEWVLHDSEHRDSLQCFVKQDPPWQVRPQAKRQIAVLDYLWDKGSVNRGRLRHELGNWAGPVLDTLCDKALVEVAAPEECEPDSCSVASGLEDLVLSAEQSRALEGLRHAATQHQAALVHGVTGSGKTVVYAHLAREWLAGGRSVLLLVPEVALARQTLAAVRHFLPGERVYLYHGYQSPKQREKVFTELAGRDEPCVVVGTRSALFLPLRDTGLVVLDEEHAESFKQDERLVYQAKELAFFRVRQSQGFLVLGSATPDLKTFSAAREERLPKVTLQERVGASQLPEIDLVDLREEPPVAGPFAASVHQRLQEVLERGEQAIIMHNRRGYAPLVYCTGCGEVARCPDCEVGLTYHKRRQRLVCHYCGQHKEFPFVCPKCRASQFVPIGEGTELIEEYLSTSLPAGVRVDRLDRDSTRRQGRLEEILAAFSRGESQVLVGTQMLSKGHHFPGVTLAVVVDGDLGLNLPDYRAAERTFQMLVQVAGRAGRGDKPGHVLIQTRDPEHYCWEFVRRGDYEGFFEREAALRQRLSYPPYTKLALVRFSLPTEWEQGAETIREVGRFLRQAGKAAGLRVLGPAPAPLGQLRGRLRYHCLLKGESWQEMRTVYQQVRHRFFRVRQLRIQLDLDPVHMM
- the galU gene encoding UTP--glucose-1-phosphate uridylyltransferase GalU, whose translation is MQVDKVVVPVAGWGTRSLPATKNLPKEMLPVYKKPAVQYVVEEAMMAGLTDVVFVNNQNKTIIEDHFDYNLALESVLQRTGKLDMLEQIREVAEMVNITSVRQKSQLGLGHAVLCARKVVKDSPFAVLVGDDLLFDAEPGIKQLIEVAKAEHMAVVGVVQVPADKVPSYGIIQGEEFAPGMYRVRDLQEKPSRESAVSRLAVVGRYVLTPEIFDHLEGLQPGHGGEIQLTDALQAMARNNRLLAVRLRGERFDIGDWVDYLTANIYFGLRDPELRDDLAERLKELLPS